In Metopolophium dirhodum isolate CAU unplaced genomic scaffold, ASM1992520v1 scaffold2, whole genome shotgun sequence, a single genomic region encodes these proteins:
- the LOC132953365 gene encoding cytochrome c oxidase assembly protein COX19-like has translation MSSATFGQKSFQPTPPEKGSFPLDHQGQCKKTAYKYMFCLSVNSGDNSQCRQEAKDYLDCRMQNDLMAKEEWTKLGLADIKNTKDSNSTQ, from the coding sequence ATGTCTTCTGCAACTTTTGGCCAAAAAAGTTTTCAACCAACACCTCCTGAAAAGGGTAGTTTCCCATTAGATCACCAAGGCCAGTGTAAAAAAACTGCTTACAAATACATGTTTTGCTTAAGTGTTAACAGCGGGGACAATTCGCAGTGTCGTCAAGAGGCCAAAGATTATTTGGATTGCCGTATGCAAAACGATTTGATGGCAAAAGAAGAATGGACTAAACTTGGATTGGCTGACATCAAAAATACCAAGGACAGTAATTCAACTCAATAA
- the LOC132953363 gene encoding phosphopantothenoylcysteine decarboxylase-like isoform X2: protein MPHVLIACSASVAAIKIPDIISQLVQKNICTTLVVTEASKHFFDVDKIRNDFKIDVYTDQNEWDAWKTRGDPVLHIELSKKADLLVLAPLSANTMAKVSAGICDNLLTCIVRAWNVSKPVLFCPSMNTQMWNHPVTKDQVDKLASWGYCLIPPIVKTLMCGDHGIGAMAEVETINWIRKMCDNSSFGPHKKALGPN, encoded by the exons ATGCCGCATGTGCTGATTGCTTGCAGTGCAAGTGTTGCTGCAATCAAAATACCAGATATTATATCTCAACTCGTTCAAAAGAACATTTGCACAACATTAGTCGTCACAGAAgctagtaaacatttttttgatgtcGATAAAATTAGAaacgattttaaaattgatgtttATACTGATCAAAATGAATGGGATGCTTGGAAAACTAGAGGAGATCCTGTTTTGCATATAGAACTTTCAAAAAAAGCAGATTTATTGGTACTTGCTCCTTTGAGTGCTAATACTATGGCTAAAGTGAGTGCAGGAATTTGTGACAACTTATTAACATGCATTGTTAGAGCTTGGAACGTTTCAAAACCAGTATTGTTTTGTCCGTCAATGAATACTCAAATGTGGAATCATCCAGTAACTAAAGATCAAGTGGATAAGTTGGCGTCATGGGGATATTGTCTGATTCCTCCAATTGTTAAGACATTAATGTGTGGTGATCATGGTATTGGTGCAATGGCCGAAGTAGAAACTatt AATTGGATCAGAAAAATGTGTGATAATTCGTCTTTCGGGCCCCATAAAAAAGCACTGGGCCCAAACTAA